AAACTATCGGACCGATTACaaaaaatcttcactgttggaaaTCGAGCCCCCGGACTGGTTTAGAGGTAAAATTAAGGCTAAaaatcttcactgttggaaaTCGAGCCCCCGGACTGGTTTAGAGGTAAAATTAAGGCTAAAAACCAAAGCTAAGGGCCCGTCACCTACAGGCTAAACGTatgataaaaagtaaataacacaaaaatgaaattatttcttaaaataatcgTTATTTAAGCCTTACCGTAGCATGCTCGCATTAAAGAAATTACTTACCCATTATAAACGAAAGATATAGATAACTGTCCATTCATAGAAATCGTATATAATGTCTacaaattgcaataaaatgtaagtaattgTTCGGGTCAACGCTAATTCAAGTCATCAATGATAATCTTACACAATTAATTCGAATTTAATGAAGTAATAGGCGGAGACGTTATTTGTCTAGATAATTAGCAACatttctagtttttatttttttcagtctaCCTTTCCCAAAGTTTTACAAGGCAACTTGACTTTGTAACTTTGATGCAAGTTTTTTCAACTTCAAGATTGTGTTGAGTTTACTAATTGACCAGTCGTGTACCTATTGGTCTTTCATTAATGCTTATGAAAGTCATTGTTAGGATATTTGGGTGAAAAATATAATctcaataggtaggtacctaataaggTGACCTACGTGAGACAACTCCCTACCTACACTACGACCtcgtaaaatattattcttcCAACAAGTAAGCCATTAAAAGTTATATCATGATTACAGGACCTGTTTTCCTATTGAAGATTTTGATTTATCTTTTCTTCTTCTCAAAAGAGAGACTTTTATGTTTTTCCaattaaaaaatttgaaaacataaaagtttggGAACCATTGGACTGAACTTGACACTACGTTGTagaaattttcagtattttgttCATTTCTGTTCTGTTTCTGTTATCTTAGTCACGATGTCGTACACCGATCTCCCGGTAGACTACAGACAAACATTTGGCCGATAcacttatttattcaaatgtatcGGCCTCGATTTCTTTGACAATTCAACCAGTTATGTATCttggaataaaattaaattacttttgttCTGTATAACATTTTATCCATTTATTTCTACGCAGTTTAGTTTGCTTTCTGAAATAAGAGCTGATAATTTTTTGGAGGGTGTTCGCGTTTTGCCCGTTGATATCATGTTTGCTCATGGTAAGTGCACCTGAtcaagtttaatattttattttcaaacaaaaataaatatattttatgatattgtgTTTTAGACATAGTGAAAATGATATTAGCTCTCGTAAGGAGAGCTGACTTAAGGGACATGATCCTGGAAGTCGGTGAGTTGTGGCCGAAGAACCTAGCACCCGATGACCAAAAGACTGTGATACTGAAGGCTTGGCTGAGGAAGATCAAGATTCCTCTTGATTGTAAGTTGTTAATTTTGATGTCAGACTTAAAATGTCAATTAGATGTAGGTGGAAAGgtacattttgttatttttggcgCATTCAATTTCTTGTGTACCAGACGTAGGTACTTGGCATGAAAGTCACTTAGGTTTCCTGAGCACCGCTAGGTGCCTTTTTGCTTACCtattcattagaaaaaaaacattttcttgctTTGTTCTTATGACCTCAAATAGGTAAACGATGTTTGTTTTCCTAGAAGGTTAAATCTGTAGAGTTTTCTCTGAATAGCGCTGTAGGATTTTAAGCCATGGAatactaataaagaattgagtaggTATTGAGTAAACGCAAATATTCACCAGTAGTCGCGGTAATACCTAGCAAGTTTAACTAATAGATAACTCAGTACCATTTCAAGCGTTGCTTATACCTAAGTCTTCTTTTTCAGTATACTTTATGTTCGCAATGATGAACCTGGGCCTCTTCGAGTTAATACCATTCCTCATATCATGCTTCTACCTACTGAAGGGAGACAAGGTTTACCTGTTTCCCTTCCAATTGCCCAAGTTCTGGGAAGTCGACTCCATCATCACTTACCTACTCACCTATGTTTGGGAGGTGGTTGGCAGTAAgtacttatggccttactacaaaaactttaacaactgttttacacttgtctaaaaaaaatgtggctccaaaatgaaccttatgtcaacgtcataatttgacatttttttagacaagtcttaaactgacgttaaaaagtttttgtggtaagacggttattgtTTAACGTGTGAGAGAGGGTGAGTAGATAGGTATATGTACTtaaggtacaccaattttacatttaatgaaAGCAGTAACATAATGCGCGATCTTATCTCTGAGAGCGATGATGGTTGTGGAAGGTTGCCTCTTGATTTTTTCTTCTTCAAAGTAGCTTGTCTTCAGAAATTGTAGCTGCAAAGATCTTATATACTTACTCATCAATATTTTTGTCCATAATATAATACCTACTCTTCCAAAGGTGTGTATCTTGTGTACCAACCACTCTTATATCTTCCAATGTGGTTAATTCTAAGTTTATGTGTAGGTGGTCTTGGTGGAATGCATCCTTCATCATTCAGGATATTTTTGCAATCTTCCATTAATAGTAACGAGTTATCTTACTGGAACTTTTTTGTCTCTTCCAGCGGTGCCGTGCCAGATGTGTCTATACCTGCCTTTTGACTTAATAATCGTAATAATGACATCCAATGTAAGCGCACTCCTGCGACTGTTACAAGTGGACTTGAAAAACGCCATCAAATTGCGTGACGAACAACATAAAACTAAGAGTCATTTAAATGTTTCTGACACTCAGAGTTATGAGGAATTGAAACGAATTATTGAAATACATCAACGATTGTTAAGGTAAAGTCAAAATGCAAgataattaaagtaaaacataggtaggtactgtagtTTCATGCAAgataattaaagtaaaacataggtaggtactgtagtTTCATGCAAGATAATTAAAGTAATACGTAGtgtagtttttataaaacacgATGGCAGtcgaagtaaaaaaaaatattttatgttggcctagaacagtggttcttaaccggtggtccgcgaaccactggtggtccctggaggcattccaagtggtccgcgaagcttagctccgcgacgttgctatacgttatctaacttaatttgtatcgacttataattgcgagcgggggttttcgcatggacgtacgtaggtatatcgggtgtgtcgtacctagtccccccattcatgaaaatgtatgttaaaaaaaaaaactaattttaggtgcatcggcctagaagtcggtggcaaaattaacttagtaacatccattagttagacaccgacttctaggccgatgcacctaaaattagtttttttttgctttttagtgtttttgggaagtcggtttaatttttttgtaaaaaagtttttttgtatttgtcaacaaacaaaaagttaagtacgtttgggctaaattttacgtaatatttggttgagtCCGATGAAAAtttcgggctcgcttcgctcgcgtattcagaaactatatacccttattttggcatttgtcaacaaacaaaaatatttggtataagtcggataaaaatttcgcgctcgcttcgctcgcgcatttggaataCTCTAACTACATAGGcgagtttttctttatttgcatttgcttacctacacaactgccgacatgcgtttagctttgagtagaactgacccaaaaattccgatttttttttataaatattaaagaaatttgtgctaatttaggtaaaccgaggttgaggtggtccccggcaagacaaactttagttaaagtggtccctcatgtcaaaaaggttaagaaccactggccTAGAAGCACTCATGAATGTCAAACATTATTGGTTGTAGTTTCAAGTTACCCATCCCAAAAGttgcttcctatggagaagaacgggcaagaaagtCCAAGGTTTCTCTTCTGACGGTTCCTACCATCTTCAGGTAGTCCTTTTAAAATGATGTATTTAATTTCTCAGGATAGCGGACCAACTGTCGAGTATTTTCGGCTTGGTAATATTCATTCACGTTGCGTGCGCTGCTCTTGAAATCTGCTTCTTTGGGTTTCTGACCATGGTAAGTATCTATAGACATCATTATAATCTTGGGCTATTCCTTTAGATACCATAGTTCTTTTGTTTAGCGGTTATAAGGCCAGAAATATAATTTCCATTGAATTGGTCCTTTTCAGGTATATGGCGGTCTAGCTGAAACGATTGCTAATATGCTGACGGTTCTCAACGCAGTTTTCACTATTTTCCTCTTGTCACTCTCTGGTCAATTCTTGTGTGATACGGTAAGAtctaatccctactaatattataagtaaatgcGAACGTAACtcggtctgtctgtctgttacgctttcacgtcttaaccactgaactgattttaataaaatttggtacagagatagagttgaccttgagataGAACATAGGATACTAGTTTCCGCCCGCGTtgtgttcggttatatcgcatttccaagagaactcttcaacagtactaaatttcattaaaatgagttcagtggtttaggtgagaaagcgtaacagacagatagagttactttcgcatttataatattagtagggatggtGCGGGAAATATGTCGGCAATTGACGCAATATGGCGGCATAAAGTTAGAGGTTAATGGTGATGTGTGGGCAAGTATATAATGTGTTGTACTGAATTACTGCGGCAAATGAGTGtttacgtacatatttttataaccaATCGATAGCTGATTTGTGTACAGAGCATACAAAAGATACTCAAATAGAATAGGTACCGTGTTCTATGTTGTTAATGCGTCTGAGAGATTCCTAAAAACGATAAAGTAGCCTGTTGTATAATTGCTTGAATAAGTTTTTCCTTAACTGCGTTTgatgtaaaaacaaaacattttcagaGTTCAGAAGTAGCAGATGCAGCCTATGAAAGTTATTGGTACGAAAGTGATCATAAAGTGAAGAAGCTAACACTGTCGATCATTATCAGGTAGATACTACCTAataaactgttgtttttttaGAAACCAAGTAGATGGTAAGGATGTTGGTCATTTTACATCTGTTATCGGATGACAAAATACCGATAACGTGTATCGAATTCAACGTACTATTTAacgtattattttgttaaaatattgaaaagtttCGCCTACGAATTAAATGTTCTCTCAATTGTTTTCAGAGCTCAGCGGCCTAGCTATTTATCAGCCCTTGGATTTTCTCAATTGACACTCAAATCATTTTCTAAGGTAAGACAAATGCCAAgattatttgtacaaaataatgGTTCTTGTTTAATTTGCGTCTAATAAACTGTTAAAGCTCTTTTATAATTTGGATAAGCAGGTACACCtaataaaagctttttatttaatacttggTGTATCATTTGTTTTCCAGATTATGAGCTCAGCTTGGACCTACTTTTCGTTACTGATTCAAATGTATGAAGAGACCTAAGTCGTAAAGGATGGGACATACATTCTTATTTCTCAGTCAACAATACCACACTTGATTATGAGCAACGAACGATATTCTACGAactgcgttttttttttaagttatacaCATTATccgcctttttattgtccctcTCTATGGGATTACCTCTTCTcatagagaaggaatgagcgttaatgaCTATGCGTAGGTACTCAAGGATTGGCGGTTTTTTCACGATGTTTTCCTTGACCCTTTATTCAGAcactggtgtccaagatatacttagtaaAGTTACATTAGTGGCACACTCATACTCGAGGGGCTGGTGCTTTACTAGCCCACCACAACTTCAAGTTACACACAGCACTAGTAAATTGTAGGGAACTGTTCAATTTATTATGCACTGGCAAGGATATTCACTAACTTGTCGATTTTTATATACTcacgtttaaaatattttattttgttaataaagcAAATATTGTACAAACAGTCTTGTTTTATTTCGCCCTACTTGTATGCACTCTTTGCATATGAAATATGTtggtacctatacctacatcaAATACCGTAAAAAAAGTGTTTTAGAGGGTAATTACGCAAAACTAAATACCTGACACGGCTGCTTCTTCATTCATTTTTCAAAGATACCTAGTGAAGGCCACTcaaaatgtaagtaggtatctgtatgtagtttcttaaataaaataacctttaAACATTATCcaagaaaatatatttgcttCTAAGTAAAAACACAACTCGGTATTATTGTTccacaatattttaaattaaattcaattccTTTTGAACTATGagcaaagtaaataattatttagtagttaaataaacattacaatTAGTTTGGACGAGTTCGGGGTTTTCTAgttacttacataattattattttattatctaataATACTTTTGATTCATGAATACCTCTAATTAATGAGAATACTAAAAGGTGAGACTATGCGAATTTACAACCTTTTTAAATGGTTGCCAAATTGACTATAACCGTTTTCGTCGACAATTCTCATTGGTCAGTTTAAACATTCATAGACAATACTTGTTCCTGATTGGTCCATTCGACAAACGGATGTAGtcaattatgttttaaaagctctAATTCTTGGTCTGTCTATGAGCGATTTAGAATCGCGCCTACTTACACACACATCTATTTGGACGACACCAATAAAGTGGGCCACTCtagaatatttaatttctaGGGACTTGTTTCATCCAGATGAAAATTCACTTAGTTAATTCTGTGTTACTCATTGAATTGAGACCATTGGGTCACCACGTAGGTAACAGAACATTAGGTTTTGATGATCTTTTTTAGTGATGACCCCATAAATCTCAACATGCATTAATTTTTGACTGCAAAATGTTGGTCACCGAaaactattttactaatatGTATTACTATTTTTCTTGGAAGTTATTATGAGAGAGATCTTTGCAGGGCCTCATGGAATCATCATTATATTGCATGCCCTTTTATCTAAAATCTAAGCAAATTATGGTCGCACTAATCTATGAATGGACCCAATTATGGTCAGGAGGACATATTTCTAAGCTCGACTATAATGGCGGATTTACATGGGGTAAATAGAATGCTAGTAGATGGCATCAGTGAGATTGGCTTCAAATTATTCAGCATTGAAACTACGCTACGCTGGTGTCTAGCACGCATCTCATTTTGTACGCAGTTAGCTACTTACCCGACGTAATTCCGGCctgattacctacttaaaaattgCGTATACATAGACAAGCTCAGTTTACAATCATACAAAATCGTTGTTTACCATTGTCATTGCTCCCAACGCCGCGAGGTGCCTCACCGGAGCAATTTTATTTtcgcaaagtttttttttttcaatctgtACGTGAACCAATGCTATGAGGTGGAAGATTTtggttaataaaattatgagtTAAATGCTAGTCTTCATGCCAGATATTTAAGAGCGAGAGCAGAATTTAGCTTTATTAAAATAGTACCTATGTGAAATTGGTTTATCTACACAATTTTGTATGATTGATTAGTACATTATACGGGGTATATACAAGGTgctgatttgcatttgtgccatacttcaggaggagggcataaaatacgtaaataatcgattggaattacagtagacggga
The window above is part of the Helicoverpa zea isolate HzStark_Cry1AcR chromosome 14, ilHelZeax1.1, whole genome shotgun sequence genome. Proteins encoded here:
- the LOC124636684 gene encoding odorant receptor 4-like, giving the protein MSYTDLPFSLLSEIRADNFLEGVRVLPVDIMFAHDIVKMILALVRRADLRDMILEVGELWPKNLAPDDQKTVILKAWLRKIKIPLDLYFMFAMMNLGLFELIPFLISCFYLLKGDKVYLFPFQLPKFWEVDSIITYLLTYVWEVVGTVPCQMCLYLPFDLIIVIMTSNVSALLRLLQVDLKNAIKLRDEQHKTKSHLNVSDTQSYEELKRIIEIHQRLLRIADQLSSIFGLVIFIHVACAALEICFFGFLTMVYGGLAETIANMLTVLNAVFTIFLLSLSGQFLCDTSSEVADAAYESYWYESDHKVKKLTLSIIIRAQRPSYLSALGFSQLTLKSFSKIMSSAWTYFSLLIQMYEET